ATAAAATTATTCTATCAATAGCATTCTTAGGGAATTCCCTTCGGTACTTCTTCCTGTTTTTATATCTAATTCTAGTTGATTTAAAATAAATTCTGCAATTTTATCACCGACGAAAATACTCTACTTAATAAGTATTCAACTATTCTCAAATAAAAAAGATGCACTATTAATTAATGATTAAATTTATAATCCCCACCGCCTTGGTGATTTGTTAAAGGAACGAAGAAAAATAGACTGAGAGACTACAAACCTATTCAGAATGAAGACTATATCAACTTAGCGAAATATCTGCGTTACATTTCGATGGACTTATAGTAATAATTGACTGAATGGAATAGAGCAAAAAAAAGAGCTAAATAAGCAAAAAAACTACGATTGTAATTTGTTACTTTACAATCGTAAAATAAGTACAAATCATTATAAAATTTTAAAAGATGAAAAAAACAATAGTAACATTTGCATTCGGATTACTAATTAGCTTAACAGCATTCGCACAATCTTCTATAGAAAAATCTGCTATACGAAGAACAAATGAAAGTATCGTAAATATTGAAAAAACAATTGAATTATCAGATACTGAAAAAACAACCTTTTTTGAATTAAAAAAAGAGCAAGTAGTCAACCACATTACTTTAGCTCAAAAATACAAAGAAAGTGATCCCGATAAATTTAAAGAAAAAGTTAAAGAAAATAGAATAGATTTTAACCACAAATTAGATGAGGCTCTAGGTAAAGCAAGAGCAAAAGAAATAGTTGCTGCCGAAAGAGTAAACAAGTAAAGTTGATTACTTTTAACTATAGTATAAAACAACTGTCTAACAAAGTGTTTTTTGGCAGATTTCTTATAAGCTATATAAATTAAAATCTCAGTTTACTACTTAATCTGAGATTTTTTTATTTCTTGAATTAATAAATCTTTTAACTCCTTAACTTTAGCGGGATGTTTATCGGCTATATTATGAAATTCTTTAATATCTGTTTTTAAGTTATATAGAATGTTTTCTGGAAGATTTTTTTTATGCTTTGCAGGTCTTCCTGTAGCATCAATTCCTGAATTTGGAGAAACTATTAATTTCCAATCACCTTTTCTAATAGCAAATATTCCATTTTTACTATGGTTGATAGTAGCTTCTCTTGTAAACTTTCCTTTTTCAGTTAACAACGGCATCATACTATAGCTGTCTTCCACTTCATTGTCTTTTAATTTATAATCTACTAAATCTGCAATAGTTACCTTAAAATCAGTAGTACAAATAGTTTAACTTCAAGACCAGGTAGTTTTTCTAACAGATTATCTATATTATCGTTCGGGTTTACCTTAAAAGCATTAGCGTTATATGAAATAGTATCTTTTTTTATTGAAATTGGAACCACTGCTGATATTGTTATTTCATCTAATGTGCTATTTTCATCAATCATAATAATGATTCCTAAATCTATAGGCGAACCATTACTTACTAAACTCTTAAAAAAATGAGCGTAACCCATCGATGAAAACTGAATTATTAAAGAATCTTTTTCCATGTCTAGACCACTGAAATAACCTTTATCATCTGTAATAGTATAACTAACAAATGTGGAATCTATTGGATTAAGCAAGGCTACCGAAACAAATTCTAAGGGTTCTTTTTCTTCATTTATAACTTTACCAAAAATTGAAGGCTTCGTTTGTGCAAAAAAATCTTGAGATACTGTAAAGCAAGTAATTATTATAACTAGTAATTTAATAATTCCATTTAGGCCCATTTAATTT
The window above is part of the Algibacter sp. L3A6 genome. Proteins encoded here:
- a CDS encoding carboxypeptidase-like regulatory domain-containing protein, translated to MGLNGIIKLLVIIITCFTVSQDFFAQTKPSIFGKVINEEKEPLEFVSVALLNPIDSTFVSYTITDDKGYFSGLDMEKDSLIIQFSSMGYAHFFKSLVSNGSPIDLGIIIMIDENSTLDEITISAVVPISIKKDTISYNANAFKVNPNDNIDNLLEKLPGLEVKLFVLLILR